From a region of the Rhipicephalus microplus isolate Deutch F79 chromosome X, USDA_Rmic, whole genome shotgun sequence genome:
- the LOC119183602 gene encoding ubiquitin-conjugating enzyme E2 Z encodes MDEARRSAATCTFETALAKPKQPSGQCLLRLNHDLKNIIDNPVPGIFVEPEKGDATYVHAIIVGPDNTPCQGGLFHFVLKFPLNYPDCPPQVRFMTTDGGRVRFNRKLYSSGLVSLSIPGTFHGPSWNPEMTLKTMVVSIQSLLIEQPLADEHARGRELETWLEKKISCNAKLRSQTLRVAICDALEACLLGNSLYPQDLQMAAMRHFVEQYAKYESVAFSLLGEDSSKEESKQYAALLERLQDLHDRILQNNPVIRKMWQCGYRGIMNC; translated from the coding sequence ATGGACGAAGCTCGGCGAAGTGCAGCTACGTGCACTTTCGAGACCGCGTTGGCCAAGCCCAAGCAGCCGTCGGGGCAGTGTCTACTGAGACTTAACCACGACCTCAAGAACATCATTGACAACCCTGTGCCAGGAATCTTCGTCGAACCAGAAAAAGGCGACGCCACCTACGTCCACGCCATCATCGTGGGACCCGACAACACGCCATGCCAGGGAGGCTTGTTCCATTTTGTGCTGAAGTTCCCCCTCAACTACCCAGACTGTCCACCGCAGGTACGCTTCATGACGACCGATGGCGGAAGGGTGCGCTTTAACCGGAAACTGTACAGCAGTGGGCTCGTATCGCTCAGCATTCCGGGCACGTTTCATGGACCCTCGTGGAACCCGGAGATGACCCTGAAAACAATGGTGGTTTCGATCCAGTCGTTGCTCATCGAGCAGCCATTGGCGGACGAACATGCACGGGGTCGGGAGTTGGAAACTTGGCTTGAGAAGAAGATCAGTTGCAACGCCAAACTGCGCTCCCAGACCCTCAGGGTTGCGATTTGCGACGCACTCGAGGCTTGTCTTCTCGGCAACTCGTTGTACCCGCAGGACCTGCAGATGGCTGCGATGAGGCACTTCGTAGAACAATATGCCAAGTACGAAAGTGTAGCCTTCTCCCTACTTGGTGAAGACTCAAGCAAGGAGGAATCTAAGCAGTACGCAGCGCTACTCGAGAGACTGCAAGACTTGCATGATCGCATACTGCAAAACAACCCAGTGATCAGGAAAATGTGGCAATGCGGCTACAGGGGCATCATGAACTGCTAG